The Cicer arietinum cultivar CDC Frontier isolate Library 1 chromosome 1, Cicar.CDCFrontier_v2.0, whole genome shotgun sequence genome contains the following window.
TAATCCATGAACTAATTTGAGCATATTTGTTTCCCACGCATCTAAAGCAGCTTTCATCATTGAGTCTATATTTACATAGATGTTCTtattacatttattaaaaaaaaaataaaataaaactaaaaaaaaccaaaataaaacaaacaaacaaacaaaaagatgGTTTACATGTTTGCTTCTTAGCTTTTTTTTTCTAACATGCAAAAAGTATTTCTTTTGTCTAATGCAAAACACCAAACACTTACTCTATCTTACGGCTGAGAAACacttcaaaatatttcaaaaaaaaaaaaaaagcagttCAAATACTTCCTGTACACAACAGTTGAACTCCcctatttgtttatttttttaaaagtttaataaagttattatttttgttagttGTACATTCAATCAAAAAGGTTAGCCACCCTTCTCCATTTTCATCTCTATAGTTTCATAATTTCTgccaaaacaatataaaatccAGACATTAATTTATCTCATGGACACATAGATCCAACCTTGTAGTCTATACATTAAGGCAAAAAAAACAGTTTTGAAAACAAAAGAagagttttatttttcaaaagaaataatcAACAAAGAAAAGAGAGGAAGTATAAAAAGAGCAGAATGAGaaaaaaatttctataaaaGAGAGATTCTAAAACAAAGAAGTTAATATAGAAAAAACAACAATCTAATTCCTACCACCGTCACCACCACTTTTTCTTCTCTACAACATACCACAAATCTGTGTCACTCTCATATTTGTTGTTATACTCTCTATCTCTTTACTACATCACTTTCTTTGATTTGCTTGTCCTTCATTTATGTTGAGTTATATGAaacttatattataattaaaaatggatTTTTGTTGTTAGGCTAAAATTTGAGTTTTGCCTTGTCTGAAgattaattgaaatttgaagATGTTGAGCTGTTATTAAATCACAGCCTGGTTTTGCAAGCATGTGTATTGTCTTGGTTTAagatttattgaaatttaaaaatgtttagTTGTTCTACAAAGTAGTCTCTGGCGGTGCAATGGTAGCCTGAAGCATGCTTACTGCCTATTGCATgttataaaaatgatatatcaaattttcctttattaaattattatttatttaattcttttcttataaaaaaataaaaaataaaaaaaatattgcttCCAATTATGTTACGTAAATTAACAGTtctaaaattcatatttttaatttaatttattttattttttaaaataattatataaaaattattttaaagtggtTAATTGGATGTgatatctttttaatatttgagtaGTTatgacacaagttgtacaacttagagattttaaaagctcatttttataatcaaaataataaaactatttttaaacggattaattagatgtgacatctttttagtTTACGAGTTTtttaagacacaagttgtacaacttgatagtcttaaaactcttatttttaaataattattcaaatcaaacaaactcgttttatgtcaaaataacttttttatcaataacaacaCGCATTTTCTTCAAAAGCATTTAACACATACgcattttttatctaaaaactacgtaactttgatttctccatcacATCGGTAGATAGACCAAAATTAAACTCTTGTCAAACACGTTAATaagatatttcttttttttttttttacttttatttcttaagcGTACTTTAATTCAAAATCACATTCAAAAAACAAGcaattgatattcatatttaataaaaaggagaaataaatatatttaagttaatattaattttgcacaattaattataggtaaccgtattttaacggatgtcgtagagTGATAATACTTTCCCTGCGCATAATCGACTcacgaactcaaaatttgatttcaaataccattttttatttttttctatggTTAAGGGGTTTCctaatattttccctattttaaaataaactttggtgacgactccattgaattcgagaatcACTCAATCTTAGGCTGCGACAGTTGGCGACTCCACTAGAGATCATAGAGTGTCAAGGctaacataattaattgtgcataatttttaactttttctatatttgtttgtttttcattttcttttgctTTATGTATTTAgtatttcttaataagtattagctgatattataatattcttttaagctaatagatcatttttatttatttatttatttattttatatatgtatatatattttattaacattatgaagctattgaattttgtttattCCATACCTTACACTTttactaagacacacacttatgagtggaaccttatactcgagtttgaacaaaacttaagttcaATTTCGAAGTtgtgtagtggtagccttctggatgtatatcatgtttggttagcatgaacatctcacctagagtttgatcttgaTGAAGatattgtcactccaaatagtttacctattattgttgacaatattccaaaataggattattggctctaggaaccACATTTAGAACCATAGAGCCACCCTTGTGAGAGCTTCACTATGTATATGCCAAAGCAAAGGCCTAGGCCTAGGCCCGACCCGACTGAGCCGACCGGTCGGCAGGACAGTGGCAGCAGCAGCGCATGCGCgcgtgtgtggtggtcaattttgCTTGTGTTCTCCCTCCtttacaaaattggggtactccTTAGGGCACGCCCCAAGTACCGTACCTCCgccttatataccctactagtgtgtgatatccCTCCTATGTAggacttccttatttttcaattcacaacaacactagctcccataaatgtcatcattatttccaacaaacttccatcaaaatcatcatcatttccaacaatcccccacttgaatttaaaaaggAAGGTTTTTTGAAATATCGTCAAACGCTTCTATcagattgtgcataaacaaaggtgtcccttgacttgaacctttgcatagcaagtaagatttagattcaacaagagtgactcgtagtcttgaactctatctctgacatcaaactcacacacaaccttttcatttgggtgtattctcaaaagctcGTTCATTTATGGTCGTGCACCTGTATCCTagtatagtgaacgctctaggaattctgcctcaaaattccataggaagcggccccacttccacattcacacaGGTGAGTCTATCAAAAGTACTCCTGTAGCTAAGTACTCCACTCcatatagagtatagatctcattaacagtttctattatctcatccttttatcgCTTCAAGAATCATGTTTCTTTCATATGTAATATAGCATGTTCATTTcttatcactatgacttgttattacccattgaacctaattcttgggatctctagtcttttaggtcgggttaccatcataagtaACTCATTGATCTATAGGCAATAGTCCCATCtttttggatgtatttaggactttctctctagTTAATCCTTTCATCAAAGGATCTACTAAATTATCATTAGtgcatacatgatccactataacacctcctttagaaagtaattCTGTAATggtgttgtgcttacgacgtaGTTGTCATCTCATACTgttgtaataacgattctcatGTTTTGCAATAGCATCagtactatcgcagtggatcaacacaactAGAAGAGGTTTTTCCATAAAGGGGTCTCtactagcaagcatctcaaccaacttgcttcttcactagtagtagctaGTGCTACCATTTCACACTCCAGAGTGGACTGAGCCAGTATCGTctgtttcttcgatttccatgATACTGCACCACCGGCTATATTGAAAATATAGCCATtgttgctttggagtcatctgataaggtGTTTCAATCAACATTAATGTATCCGTCAAGGACGGCAGgaaatatttgataatgtaatccgagactcatggtccttttaaggtatctctttactctttcgatagcgtgccaatgctcaatactaggtctactagtaaacctgcacaacaatccCACGACGTAGGAAATGTCGGGTATactacaatcagtggcatacctgagactgccaatgatgctcgcatattcagtttgtctaacaccttcaccagtgttcttgaaaagtttcacacttgaatcatatggtgtgcaagtaGGTTTAtagtcaaagtaattatatttctgtaggatcttttcaacatagtgaaattgatccaaagaaattcccttttctgacctagtaatttttattccaaggattacatttgcttttctgaggtctttcatatcaaagttgttactcaACTAAGATTTCACATTATATACGacatgaatgtttgaaccaaatatgagtaagtcgtctacatagagacacatgatagtgcaaatgtcattttcaaatttgtaataaatacatgTGTCACTTTCGTTCACCTTAAACTCAtttgatataattaaattatcaaatttttcatgtcattgcttaggagcttgcttaagaccatatagagacttatctaacttacagatcttgtcttcttgtccatgaattacaaaacattcaggttgttccatataaGTTTCTTCTTTcaggtcaccatttaaaaaagttgttttaacatccatctggtgTATGACCAGGTTATAAATAGCCACAAGTGATATGAgcaccctaatggatgttattctagtgactggtgaaaaagtgtcgaagaaatctatattttatctttgtttaaAATCTTtggctacaagacgtgccttgtatttatcaacagttccatcgggttttagtttCCTTTTCAAGATCCATTTGAAACTTATTGGTTTGCAACCGGGaggcaagtctactaaatgtcaggtcttgttagactctagagaatccatttcatcgtttatagcttcttgccataaaTCTGCATCCAGTGATGACAAAACTTCTTTTagatttgcaggatcctctCATAAGTTATAGGTCATATATTCGGGTCCATAATATTTAGCAACTCTAACTCTTTTACTTCTTCGAGTTTCTATTTCGCCTTGGTTGTTGCTTTCAATGCTTCTTGTCACAGGAACTTGACTaggttcgctgcccccactatttcttgatttgaaagggaatttataGGCACTACTTGCAAGTTTAATTTGCTTGGGATCGGGGATTATGACATATGCCAGACAACCCCCTGTTCGAAGATAAGAAAAGTTAggttgtcttttcttcattatctcataaggagatgttttatttttagatttaggtACTCTaatcaaaacatagcaaacagtCAAACTAAATTCCCCCCCACCAGTAATATGCAGCACCAGAGTTATCCataatagcaacaactagtttagtaagagttctattctttctttcagctttaccattcatttcaggtgaATATAGTGCAGTAGTTTCATGTATAAATCCTTGGGTTTTATAAGactcattaaataaactagaatcatactttgttcctctatcactacgaaacctcttaatctttttactaaattgattttcaatttcagttacaaagatctTAAACATGTCTAgtgtttcacttttatttttcattagataCACAAAAGTGTAATCAGagcaatcgtcaataaaagtgatgaaataacgCTTTCCATTTCTGGTTAACGTTCCATCTAGTTCACATATATCATATTGTATTAAATCTAAAGGttcagattctctaactactgttttatgtgaactcttagttattttagcttgactgcaaaaatctcatttttcaaaatcctttaaagataactttggaattaaacctaGGTTACTCaagtttgaaattatgtgtttgttcatatgacagagtctagcaagcaaaatattaaaatcatacaacatgtaagcagaaggagacattttattgatttcaatattcaatttaaacatgccatcagtggcgtacatttttccaaaaaaaaaatacaatttttaaaaatggtgTACAAATCTGCCCCTACAGAAGTATAGACTGAGTAAACTCTGCCTTATTGAGAAGTAACCCAGAAACCATATTCTTCCTTATTTTTGGAGTGTGCATGACATCCTTCAGAATTAAGCTCTTTCCAGAGGTGAATATTAGTTCCACATCTCCAATACTAGCAACATTAGTGGTGAGAGAATCTCCCAACAacactttcttttcttcaacagcaatgtatgttttaaacatagcacgATCATAACAGACATGGCGTGAGGCGCCAGTGTCTATCCACCATCCATTTGATCCACCAACAAGGTTGATCTCAGTTATCATAGCAATGAATTGCTCTTCTGCCAGTTTAGCCTGATTAGAAGGGCCATGCTTGCTTCTACACTTTCGTGCCATATGACCCTTTTTTCCACAAAGAAAACAGAGAAATGGTGGGCGAGGACCATTTCCAGAAGGTGGTTGATGCCTTATAATTGGGACCTTTGGAGGGTTCCCATTCTTGTTGCTGGTTTTTAAAGTGCGGTTTTGATTATGATTCTTTAGTTGTTTGTCGTTTGGCTTTAGAACTGCtctgatgaatttctttttcttgttattttccACAAGAAGAACTTCATCTTTCTGGTCTTGCTTTTGGGATTCCTCCTCAATTCTAAGGCGGGTTATCAGACTTTCTAGAgaaaattcttttgttttatgcttgagagaattttttaaacttttccaagcagggggcagtatgtcaataataacagcaaTTTGAAACTATTCATCTAGGGATATACCTTCAGAGATAATCTCGTGAGCAATTTTCTAGATTTCATGCGACTGACCTTCCACTGATTTGTCATCTATCATTTGATATTTGAGGTAGCGACTAACATCATACTTTTTGACTCCAGCTTCCTCAGTATCGTATTTCTTCTTAAGAGCATCCCAAACCTGTTTGGCAGTTTTGTTGTTGGAACTGTAATAATCATACAGATCATTAGCAAGtccatttaaaatataattcttacataagtaatcattatGTTCCCATTGGGTTAATTCAGCAGCTTTCTTATCCTTTTATGTTTGTCATATGTTTCTGGAACAACAGGAATTTCATCCTTCAGAACGTTGGCAAGCTTTTTCGTGGTTAGAAAAAATAACATCTTTTGTTGCCATTGTTTGAAGTGACTTCCCTCAAACTGAAATGGTTTGTTGTAGTCAGAAGCAGATGATCCAGTCCCAATAATTTCATCGGTAAACATGACAGTATGAAAACgtcaaaaaattgttatttttgaatttcgaaaaacttcgaaaaaacaatttttaccATCGACAATATTAATGGGTTGAGTCGcagactaggtcgctctctttaagataTTTCGAGgaactgcccaaattgtgcaagacagattatcaaccacgaagtccccaagaTAAAATAGTTCATATCACTGTATCAGATTTCTACTACCCTGTAGacaaccgttctagaattacaccatcAAATATGGAAGTCAAATGACTACCAGTCGTAATATGGCACTAACAAgattcaaaagaaataaaagaagcGAGTAAGAAAATGGGAGAATAGAGAAAAGCCTCAAATACAAAGAGCTTTTGGTGTGTTTTTTTAACTGAAGAGAGCACTGTATTTATAGATGAAATTCATAGTTGGATCATAGAGAAAGGTGCAATCCATTAGGTCTGATTCACGAAACGTGTGCTCTAATATTTAGGATTTGACCACAGAAACGTGCGCAACGATTTGTTTGACCACCAAAACGTGTGCCACGTTTTGTTTGACCACAATACGTGCCATCTGACTTGACTTAGGTTTTTGACTGGGCAATAACAAATACGTGAGTCCAGTAATTAGAGTTTTGACCAACAAAACTGAAGTACGGAATCAGGGGGCAAGGAACTTACGGGGTTTTAACAATATTATTTGAGTTGTTCTCATTATTTAGACAATTATGTGGCAAAGTGCTGAAAGTTGGAGATTTAGACAAGTTGGCCATGGCTTTGGCTacgtggtgtattattttttagcatataaaaattaattaaatatttaattaaatgaatgtttgcgtttttatctctaattgataatttaattacGTAATTGCCCTCCACTGAGTCAACATTCAACATCTGATCCAGTCAGATAATGATGTCGGCATGGTTAATGGTAATATGTACTCCATCAATATATAACAATTGTAAATTTTCAACGTTCCATTCAACTTGCGACTATCCAAGTCAATGCACCTGAAAATGTTACTCGGACAATCATATAGTATAGCAATGTTCTTTAAAGTTGTCAAAAATACCTGTTTACCGCAATTAGTCATTGAAAAGACAACCAAAGAATATTTTCCACTTTCACTTGGCGAAAGATCAAATCTTATGTGCATAGATTTAAGGCCTCTTTGAGCATTAACAAGATAATTACTCTTTGCATCAtcgttaaattaaatataatattgtcaaaaacattattttcaacAAGCATCGTATCAAGATTGTGGCGCAAACAATTATCTTTTCAATATAGAAGTTCAAAGAATATGACTTTCCTTTTCCATTGTTGAGTGTTATCATATGAAACTCGTCCATTTTGTATTCTTTTTCCTAGTCCTTCTTGCTCTAGTCTTCTCCCAAACGTCACATCGATGTTAGCAACTTGTTCAAAAACTTCAGAACCAGATAATGTTTTAGGTAGATTGCACATATCTTGCTCATCATTAAAGTGAATTcaattcaatataaatttatgtCTTCAATCAAAAAAGCGACGATGACCTATAAAACACCATTTTCTACTATGAAGAAGCAACAAGGTATAAAGTCAAAGTTATAAGATGGACAACCAAGTCCGGTGTACGTGTTTCACCCAAAAAGTGATCATAGACTAAGAAAATAACTTATTGTCCACATTAGAGCTGTTTTCAATTTGAACATCTCACGTTTGAAAGAATCATAAGCATTTACACCAGTGGTTCAAAAGCATCTTCTATTATAAATTAGGTTTGTTTCATACACACCCATGGAGTATTATATGGAAAGATAATAACTGACCAAATACTATAATTCGAACTCATAACAACGAAGTGATTAAAATTGCCAATAGCTAACGCAAGACAAACATTTCCTAAATCAAATGTGAACCGCGAGTCAAATCATTTTCAGGCTTCACAATCTCTAGGATGTCTCACTATTTCATCATTGGGAATCTTTGCATACAACCTCTTGCCTCAATACTCTCTATGAAACACATGCCAAACATTCTGTTTCCATGAAGAATCATGACAACCACCACTAATTTATGATGGCATGGATGCATAACAACTACAAAATTGCATGAACAAACGAAATATAAAGAGAGAATCGAACAAAACTAAAGAAATACATTAATACTGTGCACAAATGAAATCATGAGAAACctgagattttttttaataatgcaAATGAAACAGTAAGAGAATtaagaatatgaaaatatgaatatgaaatCACGAGAAATGAATCGGATTTTCTAAAGCAAATTATGCGGCAAACTATAGTTAAATTGTACAATAACCAAGTTAATTAAAACTGATAAATCAATTcaacaaaaatcaaaaactaCATATTCATGACAAGtatataagaaaattaattgaatttctAAAGTTACCTTGTTACAAACAATACAGATGACAACAGTTTTTTTTAGAAATCTAGTTAAAAAATTAGCACATAGATAAAGTTAGTTGTGAAGAAAGTTTTAATTGCTGAATAGATTCTATATACCATTAATGAGGCAAAGTTGAGATACGACGATGGTGAGGTTGAGTTATGATGGTGGCGAGGTTGAGTTCGGTGAGGCTGAGTTCAAGTTTATGTTTAGGTTTTACAACTTTAGGTTCTGAGTTTAAATTAGgacaatttttttccttttgttttgttttaagaaaCAACTAGATACTAAACTCCACGTTGCACGatagaatttaatatattagtgagttataaattaacaataatatgtaatttaaaagcaatgtgaattttattttatagtagaATATACTCAAGTGTTTATGTACCtaaaggtaaatatatttttgaataattatatataaattaggtttgctttagtacaaacgaaaaagtaaaacattgttgACTAATACAATTCATACAAAGTATATTGAAATATAAGACTATTTATAAGGTTTTACAACTTTAGATATGTAATTCttgtctttaatattttttaaatgtggaattgttttattcaaactttttgattttattgaagtgtttcttctaataatatatttgttaaatagttatACATTTctttattatcaaaattatacatttagctattaatatttcttcattttatataatttatattagttttgaaacattaggtttataattttatgtaCCTTTTCacgttttcaattttatatgttcatCGTAATTCTGTCAATCTATGCAtgcattaaataatattatgtgtCTTGCGATATATTATATCATTCATTCGTGagtgatagtttgttaaatctaaaatattgaaacaattcatttatgtgtacctcggaattttcaaataattatttgacacagTCAATAAACTTAaagagtggttgaaaaaaattataggcaaaAAAAGTTTGTGAAAGTTGAAGATATAGAAAGTTTCGAGTGAATAAAGAAATAGTTCGAAGTTATTCATTTCcaaatttttaatagtattcattttattttttcaattatgatttgtgcttttttaattataaaaagaaaaaatgttatggGAGACACATTCAACATAGGGAAAAAAACTCATTTCCCATgcaaaaatattgatatatgatattgaacaataattgacaatagaaaaataatattattgaaataactGTCAACTAAGAGAGTGTCACACAAATAGTTGTTGTTTGGTTGCATTTCATAATATCTTATTATTGTTTGAACTGAAAATTTACgagtgtttgaaaaattaaagataGACCTTGATGTGTGTATGTAGTCATTACATATTggagaaacaaaatataatagaaataGAAGATGAAAACAGTAGTGTGCTTTGGAAGGCACATCAGATTTTTTGTGAGTTGAGAAATATTAGAGGATGTAGCATAGATGAAGATGAGTTGTCAGAAATAGAATTTGAGATtctgttttaatatattataatagatttactttttttattttatctgaataatgattaaatatatataattaaaaagtagAAATTAGCCACAGGAATGTAATCCGCATAATTTTCTAAGGATTTATTCAACGTAAAAATTTTCATATGAATTTAATGTAGAATTTTCCTCCTAAATTTTATTTGCATATAAATCCTTGGTAAAAAGGTATGTCTTTTATTGCGAAAATATGATCGCAAAATGATTTTATCCGTAAAATCAGACACCGTAGATATATTCGTAATGCTAAGTATGTTTGAATCCTCATGTTTTTCCTACGGAAATATTTTCAGATGAAAATCCGCTGGAAAGTAACCGATTTTCTATAAAATCATTCATAATTGGCCCCCATGGTTCTGCATTCCTTTCTTCTTCCTAGATGTGACAGATTAAAGTGACAAACAAATTTTTTCTAGATATGTGTATCATATTAGGATGACAAATAGTTCAAGATTCAAACACACACAATAAATATCTAACACAAAacaataaatgataaaaaaaataataataaaaaaaaaaatttatttgctCTTCTGCTTATTGCTTagtatattatatttgaaactCCTGGTTTGTCCTCTTCTCCAGTTCATCGTCCATCTTAATGTTCAATAAATGGTTTTAATAGTAGACTCAacattatatttcaaaattaatcaaatgcaaaaaaatgcatttttcacttaataattcaaataaaaaaggcATGTGAAGAACTTCATTGACAAACTTAGGAACCTAAACATATTCAATATGCTTACTTTATGTCAAGTTTGCTTTTCTTTTACCATTCTTTCACAATTGCTAAGtgataactaaaaataaattcaaaagtgATTGTTAGAAGATAAAGGGTGAATCTTGTTATCCAAGTAACAAGCTTATTATTTGAAACTGACTAGGAGCTGATAAGGCTAACAAGGAGCTGGTGAAACTGCTTGAGAACTTACTGAAGCTAATAGGCATACTGGAAGCTGACTAGAGGCTTACTTGCAGACTATGAGCTTATTGACTAGgaattaatttatttagatCATTAATTGACTTGTCAATTTTCAATTGTATATGTCTTAGTTATATGTGtttctattattttgttttggttaGTTATTCTTATCTTAGTTTGTTAGCTAAGCCAACAATCTTCTATTTAAAAAGTATTAATCAATCCATATTTTCTGAGTGATACACTACAacaata
Protein-coding sequences here:
- the LOC140918670 gene encoding uncharacterized protein, whose translation is MFTDEIIGTGSSASDYNKPFQFEGSHFKQWQQKMLFFLTTKKLANVLKDEIPVVPETYDKHKRIRNSNNKTAKQVWDALKKKYDTEEAGVKKYDVSRYLKYQMIDDKSVEESLITRLRIEEESQKQDQKDEVLLVENNKKKKFIRAVLKPNDKQLKNHNQNRTLKTSNKNGNPPKVPIIRHQPPSGNGPRPPFLCFLCGKKGHMARKCRSKHGPSNQAKLAEEQFIAMITEINLVGGSNGWWIDTGASRHVCYDRAMFKTYIAVEEKKVLLGDSLTTNVASIGDVELIFTSGKSLILKDVMHTPKIRKNMVSGLLLNKAEFTQSILL